The Zestosphaera sp. genome includes a window with the following:
- a CDS encoding ABC transporter substrate-binding protein, whose amino-acid sequence MFKLISREVLQELKPPTLMATLVVLIIIAGIVGFLAGQMSVPPGGLTTVTLTTTQTVTSYVTASPTPTTTPGFIGTVKIGALLPLNLPIGQMMLNSIQMAVEEINAEGGVLGYKIEVVTYDTEWSGDKANAGYKYLAEQGVKVVVGVFGSHEALAIMDLLQLYEVPIIASGAVSDAIDAMVLQNYDAYKYWFRAYVNATSQAAATWDLLAYLSRRFGWTKLAWIYEDLPWVIPHALYGQNRSVQEGVEIVYTQGVPTDIGSFTDIFAQAVASGAQYITWQFSGTEDYVFARDYSLGQVPLLAVGGGTFAMLDAFYNQTFGAAEGLICISWGFPIPITEKTMSFYSKYKNKYGTEPIFTTWYAYDSVHM is encoded by the coding sequence TTGTTTAAACTCATTAGTCGTGAGGTGCTACAAGAGTTGAAACCACCCACATTAATGGCTACGTTAGTTGTCCTCATAATAATAGCGGGCATAGTAGGGTTCCTAGCAGGTCAGATGTCAGTACCTCCCGGCGGACTCACTACTGTGACCCTCACCACAACACAGACAGTAACGTCTTACGTGACGGCTTCACCCACGCCCACAACTACTCCAGGCTTCATCGGCACTGTTAAAATAGGAGCTCTGTTACCGCTGAACCTACCGATTGGTCAGATGATGCTTAACTCTATTCAGATGGCTGTTGAGGAAATCAATGCTGAGGGGGGTGTGCTGGGTTACAAGATAGAAGTAGTTACTTATGACACTGAATGGAGTGGTGATAAAGCTAACGCCGGCTACAAATACCTAGCTGAACAAGGAGTAAAAGTAGTTGTGGGAGTCTTCGGGTCTCACGAAGCACTAGCCATAATGGACTTGCTTCAGCTTTATGAGGTCCCAATAATTGCTTCAGGAGCTGTTAGTGACGCGATAGACGCGATGGTTCTTCAGAACTACGACGCGTACAAGTATTGGTTCAGAGCATACGTCAACGCAACTTCTCAAGCAGCAGCTACTTGGGACCTCCTAGCTTACCTTTCCAGGAGGTTTGGCTGGACTAAACTAGCGTGGATTTATGAGGACTTGCCGTGGGTCATACCACACGCACTTTACGGGCAAAACAGGTCTGTTCAGGAGGGTGTGGAGATAGTCTACACTCAGGGAGTCCCGACAGACATAGGGTCCTTCACAGACATATTCGCTCAAGCAGTAGCTTCAGGCGCTCAATACATAACTTGGCAATTCTCGGGCACTGAAGATTACGTGTTCGCCAGAGACTACAGCTTAGGTCAAGTACCTCTCTTAGCTGTTGGGGGAGGTACTTTCGCAATGCTTGACGCCTTCTATAACCAGACTTTCGGCGCTGCAGAAGGACTAATATGTATTTCTTGGGGATTCCCAATACCGATAACCGAGAAAACCATGAGTTTCTATAGCAAGTACAAGAATAAGTACGGGACTGAACCAATATTCACTACTTGGTACGCCTACGACTCAGTCCACATG
- a CDS encoding branched-chain amino acid ABC transporter permease — MVFVKRSARDLIISKTPFLAVLAALALLPLLGVGGYWLDVLTRVNLFLLVTLAIDLYSGTTYYLNLGISFTFGFAGYALALLNVYYSIPTEYSLLLAIPISVFFSLVILLPSLKIRGVYFAILSLLVPIVYIGIVTAQPFSLYLGGEGGLRFKQLFLDFARSLPSDVRLVFLQYSYYYISLAAAVIGYLVAYKIGFSEFGFMLRAIGQDEELAEGTGINTLKVKIIGYLISSSYVSIAGALYASMRPPVTVDLVVPANTLIPPLTSAIVGGLGTVVGPTIANYLLLLTYELMWGFIGRWRVIVYMLLLITIIVIRPQGLIFKIYLDLKKRLRGVLRE, encoded by the coding sequence ATGGTCTTCGTCAAACGCAGTGCTAGAGACTTAATCATTAGTAAGACCCCCTTCCTCGCAGTACTTGCGGCTCTAGCTCTACTACCCCTCCTAGGTGTGGGAGGTTACTGGCTCGACGTGCTAACTAGAGTAAACTTATTCTTGCTAGTAACGCTAGCGATCGACCTGTATTCGGGGACGACCTACTACCTAAACCTAGGAATTTCATTTACTTTCGGGTTCGCCGGCTACGCGCTAGCACTACTAAACGTGTACTACAGCATACCAACCGAATACTCCCTACTCTTAGCCATACCTATCTCAGTCTTCTTTAGCTTAGTGATTCTATTACCTAGCCTCAAAATCAGGGGAGTCTACTTCGCTATACTATCTCTCCTCGTACCAATAGTTTACATAGGGATAGTCACTGCCCAGCCTTTTTCTCTCTACTTGGGTGGTGAGGGTGGCTTAAGATTCAAGCAGTTATTCCTAGACTTCGCCAGAAGTCTGCCATCTGATGTCAGACTTGTTTTCCTCCAGTACTCCTACTATTACATCTCATTAGCGGCTGCAGTGATCGGATACTTAGTAGCTTACAAGATAGGCTTCTCTGAATTCGGCTTCATGTTAAGAGCTATAGGGCAAGACGAGGAACTAGCTGAGGGCACTGGGATAAACACTCTTAAAGTAAAGATAATCGGATACTTAATATCTAGCTCATACGTGAGCATTGCTGGAGCGCTCTACGCGTCTATGAGGCCCCCAGTAACAGTCGACCTCGTAGTGCCAGCCAACACACTAATACCTCCCCTCACTTCAGCCATAGTGGGTGGGCTGGGAACCGTGGTAGGTCCTACTATAGCTAATTACCTGCTTCTACTCACTTACGAGCTAATGTGGGGATTCATAGGTAGGTGGAGAGTGATAGTCTACATGCTCCTCCTCATAACCATAATAGTGATCAGGCCTCAAGGACTCATCTTCAAGATCTACCTAGACTTAAAGAAGCGTTTAAGAGGTGTTCTCCGTGAGTGA
- a CDS encoding ABC transporter substrate-binding protein, translated as ICISWGFPIPITEKTMSFYSKYKNKYGTEPIFTTWYAYDSVHMWAEAVRKAGSFDVDAVINALETNVFVGAAGVYEFTRSHTSLLAPNRIYPVYFQWQGGKRVVVWPFRVVEPGTKLLLPELVNGTRVWRTIPWP; from the coding sequence ATATGTATTTCTTGGGGATTCCCAATACCGATAACCGAGAAAACCATGAGTTTCTATAGCAAGTACAAGAATAAGTACGGGACTGAACCAATATTCACTACTTGGTACGCCTACGACTCAGTCCACATGTGGGCTGAGGCAGTAAGGAAGGCGGGAAGCTTTGACGTAGATGCAGTAATCAACGCTCTAGAAACTAACGTGTTTGTAGGAGCTGCAGGAGTCTACGAGTTTACTAGAAGTCATACGTCGCTTCTGGCGCCTAACAGGATATACCCCGTCTACTTCCAGTGGCAGGGAGGAAAGAGAGTAGTTGTGTGGCCTTTCAGAGTAGTAGAGCCAGGAACAAAACTACTATTACCTGAGTTAGTAAACGGTACAAGAGTTTGGAGAACTATACCGTGGCCATAG
- a CDS encoding MATE family efflux transporter, whose translation MDDKDWVLREPIVKVMLKLGLPIGVMQALQVVYNITDMFWLGRLGREALAAVNATWPVVFLVVAGLAGVFQAGISLVSQYWGARDYESAMNAAGQLLLIVLLLGLPVGLVAYFLLPLMMVVIGVPAEVIPDAVTYGRYFSLGFTIFGLMDATVSIFSAAGDTVTPMKIRVAGVLLNVVLDPVLIFGLGPIPSMRVAGAAIATLLSDFIASLIAMRVLTKGIRGEKLQLRHLRPKPWLLRKLVKIGLPISVSSIGEAGGFTLLTAIISMLGSVALASWGIGDRPLGLLDIFVASLLGATATIIGQSLGAEMYERAKITALKTVLYSTLITGLGVSAYIVFRYSVVSVFAPSDPEVVQGAADFLLYMGPSIIFFVILRAAFSVASGSGHTKTVMYLSLFRLWVLRNVLAYLFGPGPFRMGVRGLWIGMSISNIITGLLAFLWIVRGSWLKPVIKT comes from the coding sequence TTGGATGATAAAGACTGGGTGTTGAGGGAGCCTATAGTTAAGGTTATGTTGAAGCTGGGTCTCCCTATAGGTGTGATGCAGGCTCTTCAGGTAGTCTACAACATAACAGACATGTTTTGGTTGGGGAGGTTAGGGAGAGAAGCTCTAGCCGCTGTTAACGCTACATGGCCTGTCGTTTTCTTAGTAGTTGCTGGATTAGCAGGTGTTTTTCAGGCAGGTATATCTCTAGTTTCTCAGTATTGGGGTGCTAGAGACTATGAGTCAGCCATGAATGCTGCCGGGCAGTTGTTACTGATAGTCTTGCTTCTAGGACTGCCTGTCGGCTTAGTCGCTTACTTCTTACTGCCTCTAATGATGGTCGTCATAGGAGTGCCTGCTGAGGTAATTCCTGACGCCGTGACTTACGGGAGGTACTTCTCACTAGGATTTACTATCTTTGGCTTGATGGACGCCACAGTATCTATTTTTAGTGCAGCCGGAGATACCGTAACTCCTATGAAGATTAGAGTCGCGGGAGTCTTGCTGAACGTAGTTTTAGACCCTGTCTTAATATTTGGTTTAGGTCCCATACCCTCTATGAGGGTTGCGGGGGCTGCTATAGCCACGCTACTGAGTGACTTCATTGCTTCACTCATAGCTATGAGGGTCTTGACTAAGGGTATTAGAGGTGAGAAACTCCAGTTACGCCATTTGAGGCCGAAGCCGTGGTTGTTGCGTAAGTTAGTTAAGATAGGGTTGCCTATATCTGTGTCATCGATTGGTGAGGCAGGAGGCTTCACTCTCTTGACCGCAATAATAAGCATGTTAGGTAGTGTCGCACTAGCTTCTTGGGGGATAGGTGACAGACCTCTCGGGCTCCTCGACATTTTTGTCGCTAGTTTGCTCGGAGCTACTGCCACAATAATTGGTCAGAGTCTAGGTGCTGAAATGTATGAGAGAGCTAAGATAACAGCTCTTAAGACGGTGCTTTACTCTACTCTAATAACCGGGTTAGGAGTTTCAGCCTATATAGTTTTCAGGTACTCGGTAGTCTCCGTGTTCGCTCCTTCAGACCCTGAAGTCGTTCAGGGGGCAGCTGACTTCCTCTTATACATGGGTCCATCAATAATATTCTTCGTGATTTTGAGAGCTGCTTTCTCTGTCGCGAGCGGGTCTGGACACACGAAGACAGTCATGTATTTAAGTCTCTTTAGGTTATGGGTTTTGAGGAATGTACTAGCCTACTTATTCGGTCCAGGACCTTTCAGGATGGGTGTTAGGGGGCTCTGGATCGGTATGTCGATAAGCAACATAATAACCGGGTTACTAGCGTTTTTGTGGATAGTGAGGGGTAGCTGGTTAAAACCCGTTATAAAGACCTAA
- a CDS encoding prolyl oligopeptidase family serine peptidase, giving the protein MYKFSKTKLQGMIGYALIPEGLETYPGLVALHAFNQTPESIYEITKKFAESGFLVFAPRYTDASDGVVVSVNALRSLKSFKGIDPSRVGIFGISLGGTVALLASTQEPVSFVIDVGGWVDLADLYNHLSKFPTGTPQKYIAELVKSTIGTPEESAEIYTLSSPITYVEKVTGKVLIIHGGKDTMVPVTQSQRLLEKLKEYNIEAKLEIIEDADYLFSKKEEELVRISLEFLRSHKII; this is encoded by the coding sequence ATGTATAAGTTTAGTAAAACTAAGCTACAAGGCATGATCGGGTACGCTTTAATTCCTGAGGGGCTTGAGACTTACCCAGGTCTTGTAGCTCTACACGCGTTTAATCAAACACCTGAGTCAATATACGAGATTACTAAGAAGTTTGCTGAGTCGGGATTCTTAGTCTTTGCCCCAAGATATACTGACGCAAGCGACGGCGTCGTAGTTTCCGTGAATGCTTTAAGAAGCCTTAAATCGTTTAAGGGAATTGACCCCTCTAGAGTAGGTATTTTTGGTATTTCGCTTGGAGGCACTGTAGCTCTGCTAGCGTCTACGCAAGAACCAGTTAGTTTCGTCATCGACGTTGGTGGTTGGGTAGACTTGGCAGACCTTTACAACCACCTTTCTAAGTTCCCTACTGGTACACCGCAGAAATACATAGCTGAATTAGTTAAGTCAACTATAGGAACTCCTGAAGAAAGTGCCGAGATCTACACGTTATCAAGCCCTATAACTTACGTAGAGAAAGTTACTGGTAAGGTCTTAATAATACACGGCGGTAAAGACACTATGGTTCCAGTAACACAGTCTCAGAGATTACTCGAGAAACTAAAAGAATACAATATCGAGGCTAAGCTAGAGATCATTGAGGATGCTGACTACCTGTTTAGCAAGAAAGAAGAAGAGTTAGTGAGGATTTCCCTAGAATTTCTAAGAAGTCACAAAATAATCTAA
- a CDS encoding DMT family transporter: MKDQLKNLLLTFIRVSRLLDFGYALITAGLWSLNPAFISKYKNALQPILFTGLRALLALLPTLLLCSLTGFRVEVTPLSILLFTASALIGPGIGDAAYTRAIQVLGGGRAVVVAYTYIFVAQALSVLLGEVLRLGVLVGAVLAFLGLVISAPNNSGNKEASLKNFSYAATASLCWGIGTVLSTMSLHYADPTSLLVIRLGVLVAVFIPAGLLSIHAKKNYSIQNNLRKMIECSGITGVIGWFGGMYFFLLSLATVGTASTVLATALTPILSMITTRGVARELHNHALILGAALTSLGIVVAAFLS, encoded by the coding sequence GTGAAGGATCAGCTTAAAAATCTACTCTTGACTTTCATACGGGTGTCGCGGCTGCTAGACTTCGGCTACGCGCTGATCACCGCTGGCCTATGGTCTCTTAACCCGGCCTTTATAAGCAAATACAAAAACGCGTTACAGCCCATCCTCTTCACCGGACTTAGAGCCCTGCTAGCCCTACTTCCCACACTCCTACTATGTTCCTTAACAGGGTTTAGAGTTGAGGTAACACCGCTCAGCATCCTCTTATTCACGGCTTCTGCCTTGATAGGGCCTGGAATAGGCGACGCCGCCTACACTAGAGCTATTCAGGTCTTAGGCGGCGGGAGAGCAGTAGTCGTGGCTTATACCTACATATTCGTGGCTCAAGCTCTCTCAGTCCTCTTAGGAGAAGTCTTGAGACTGGGCGTCTTAGTCGGGGCGGTCCTAGCGTTTCTCGGACTCGTTATTTCAGCACCTAATAATTCAGGAAATAAGGAGGCCTCGTTGAAGAACTTCAGTTACGCTGCTACAGCATCACTATGTTGGGGAATAGGAACAGTACTAAGCACTATGTCACTTCATTACGCAGACCCTACCTCACTCCTAGTGATTAGGTTGGGAGTCTTAGTGGCAGTTTTTATACCTGCAGGTCTGCTGAGTATTCACGCCAAGAAAAATTACAGCATACAAAACAACCTGAGAAAAATGATCGAGTGTTCTGGGATAACCGGAGTTATCGGATGGTTTGGAGGTATGTACTTCTTTCTCTTGTCTTTAGCCACTGTAGGCACCGCCTCAACAGTCCTTGCGACAGCATTAACTCCAATACTTTCAATGATCACTACTAGAGGGGTTGCTAGAGAGCTTCATAATCATGCCTTGATTTTAGGTGCTGCATTAACATCTCTTGGTATAGTGGTCGCAGCCTTTCTTAGCTGA
- a CDS encoding ABC transporter ATP-binding protein has protein sequence MSEILKCEEITKKFGGLTALNKVSFNVDRGEIFGIIGPNGSGKTTLLNVITGLLKPEEGRILLDSKDITNLKPHERVKLGIARMFQGMRVFPYLPVYLNVELVARAVYGDVRLARAKTSWALTMSGLLPEAGELPTKLTPYKLRMLEFARILVSNPKVALLDEPFAGLTSGEAETMIDLVKKFNSLGITFVVVEHKLRYLMKIANRVMVLNQGVKIAEGKPEDVVRNPQVIEVYLGVS, from the coding sequence GTGAGTGAGATCCTCAAATGTGAGGAAATAACGAAGAAGTTCGGGGGGCTCACAGCACTCAATAAAGTTAGCTTCAACGTAGATAGGGGAGAAATATTCGGCATTATAGGACCGAACGGCTCAGGAAAGACCACCCTACTCAACGTCATCACAGGACTCCTAAAACCTGAGGAGGGGAGAATCTTACTAGACAGTAAGGACATAACTAATCTGAAGCCTCATGAGAGAGTAAAACTAGGTATTGCCAGGATGTTTCAAGGAATGAGGGTCTTCCCCTACCTCCCAGTATACCTTAACGTAGAGCTCGTAGCTAGAGCTGTTTACGGCGACGTTAGACTAGCTAGAGCAAAAACATCCTGGGCTCTCACGATGAGCGGACTACTGCCTGAGGCAGGAGAATTACCTACGAAGCTAACACCTTATAAGCTGAGAATGCTTGAGTTCGCCAGGATCTTAGTGTCTAACCCTAAAGTAGCTTTGCTTGACGAGCCGTTCGCGGGACTCACTTCCGGCGAAGCTGAGACAATGATAGACCTAGTGAAGAAATTCAACTCTCTAGGGATCACTTTCGTAGTAGTTGAACATAAACTGAGATACTTGATGAAGATAGCTAATAGGGTAATGGTGCTAAACCAAGGAGTAAAGATAGCTGAAGGGAAGCCAGAAGATGTGGTCAGAAACCCTCAAGTAATCGAGGTATACTTGGGGGTGAGCTGA
- a CDS encoding branched-chain amino acid ABC transporter permease yields the protein MDVDIYKYILLFSIFHSSTYLMFSIGFSMLFGVAKIPNLAYGSLYIFSSYIMYALIRYLALEPVVAALIAVLAAGSMGLLIGETVVKPALKMPVTIFITTLAVAYIFEEFFRIEMGLRPITLPLYPGVTYVLGVPVSNHWFLVLAASLLMFSLLTVFLKYTVIGRSIRAVAESWDESRRLGINPLKVLRVTFFVSGIYAGATGVLLTPLKALTPTAGWGPLFTAFAIVALGGVGSVSGTLIASFIYGFLEQTMTYVLGSGIASISPLILIILVLVFRPQGIMGRAE from the coding sequence ATGGATGTTGATATATACAAGTACATACTTCTTTTTAGTATATTTCACTCTTCAACTTACCTAATGTTTTCTATAGGTTTTTCGATGTTGTTTGGTGTGGCTAAGATACCTAATCTCGCTTATGGCTCCCTATATATTTTTTCTTCGTACATTATGTACGCCCTCATTAGATACTTAGCTCTAGAGCCGGTAGTGGCTGCTTTAATAGCTGTGCTGGCTGCGGGGTCGATGGGGTTATTGATAGGAGAGACCGTAGTTAAGCCTGCTCTGAAAATGCCTGTAACCATATTTATAACTACCCTGGCTGTAGCATACATCTTCGAGGAGTTCTTCCGCATTGAGATGGGCTTGAGACCCATAACACTGCCCTTATATCCGGGAGTAACCTACGTTCTAGGAGTCCCTGTAAGTAACCACTGGTTCTTAGTTCTCGCGGCAAGCCTACTCATGTTTTCTCTACTGACGGTCTTCTTGAAATACACGGTGATAGGGAGGTCTATTAGAGCCGTTGCTGAGAGCTGGGACGAGTCTAGACGTTTAGGCATAAACCCGCTGAAAGTCTTGAGAGTGACTTTCTTTGTGTCGGGGATTTACGCCGGAGCCACGGGAGTCTTACTAACACCGCTTAAAGCTCTAACACCTACCGCAGGTTGGGGGCCTCTCTTCACCGCCTTCGCTATAGTTGCTTTGGGAGGCGTGGGAAGCGTGTCAGGCACTTTAATAGCTTCCTTCATTTATGGGTTTCTTGAGCAAACAATGACTTACGTTTTAGGGAGCGGAATAGCCAGCATATCACCCCTCATACTCATAATCCTAGTGTTAGTGTTTAGGCCTCAAGGTATTATGGGGAGGGCAGAATAA
- a CDS encoding M42 family metallopeptidase has protein sequence MKSDLSKEDVFSLLKKLSESIGPSGNEDSVRELVIDEMKRVADALRVDTLGNVIAVKKGSRGSGKLMLAAHMDEIGLFVSHIDEKGFLRILPIGGIPERSLVYQRVIIKTRDGRRYRGVIGLKPPHVIKPEELRQIPEMKEFFVDIGATSREEVLNMGVRVGDIAVFDRELSVLTGDRVTGKAIDDRVGLAVMLKSFEVIESPELDVYAVATVQEEVGLKGAEVAAYSITPDVALALDVTVASDFPGVSEHEWCTQLGKGPAIKVADGRSASGLIAHPEVVKMLIKIAEESGIPYQVEVLAGGTTDASVIALNKEGVPAGVVSIPSRYIHSPVEVIDLKDVLNAIKLTKAFAERATHEWVSSLKERRIK, from the coding sequence ATGAAGTCAGACCTCTCTAAAGAAGATGTCTTCTCACTACTTAAGAAACTCTCTGAGAGTATAGGTCCTTCAGGTAATGAGGACAGTGTTAGAGAGTTAGTCATAGATGAGATGAAGAGAGTAGCTGACGCGTTGAGAGTTGATACGTTAGGTAACGTCATAGCAGTTAAGAAAGGGTCTAGAGGTAGTGGTAAGTTGATGCTTGCTGCACACATGGACGAGATAGGGCTGTTCGTTTCACACATAGATGAGAAAGGATTCTTAAGAATACTGCCTATAGGAGGAATCCCTGAAAGGTCGCTAGTCTACCAGAGAGTCATAATCAAGACTAGAGATGGGAGACGCTACAGGGGTGTGATAGGTCTGAAGCCACCTCACGTAATAAAACCCGAAGAACTTCGTCAAATACCTGAGATGAAGGAGTTTTTCGTCGACATAGGCGCTACCTCAAGAGAGGAAGTCCTCAACATGGGTGTTAGGGTAGGTGACATAGCTGTATTTGATAGAGAGTTGAGTGTACTGACGGGAGATAGAGTCACGGGCAAAGCAATAGACGATAGAGTAGGTCTAGCAGTAATGCTGAAGTCTTTTGAAGTTATTGAGTCACCAGAGCTTGACGTGTATGCGGTAGCGACTGTTCAGGAGGAGGTGGGACTTAAGGGTGCTGAGGTAGCAGCGTACTCGATAACGCCTGACGTAGCCCTCGCCCTAGACGTGACGGTAGCGAGTGACTTTCCCGGAGTCTCTGAACACGAGTGGTGTACTCAGCTAGGTAAGGGTCCTGCCATAAAAGTAGCTGATGGCAGGTCTGCTTCAGGACTTATAGCACACCCAGAAGTAGTCAAGATGCTAATAAAGATAGCTGAGGAGTCGGGAATACCGTACCAGGTGGAAGTCTTGGCAGGGGGAACAACAGACGCTTCAGTTATAGCTCTGAATAAAGAGGGAGTGCCTGCAGGTGTAGTCTCAATACCTTCACGTTACATACACTCACCAGTCGAGGTCATAGACCTCAAAGACGTATTAAACGCTATCAAACTAACTAAAGCGTTTGCGGAGAGAGCTACTCACGAGTGGGTGAGCTCATTAAAAGAACGTAGAATAAAATAA
- a CDS encoding ketoacyl-ACP synthase III, with amino-acid sequence MRERHVKIVSTGIYVPPIIMTPEEFEKKTGIKVDPVFMERTGLKVKRVAPPEETPATMAAKAAEMALERAKMTIEDIDLIIVGTDTPEAISPPTAPKVQALLNGSKREIPAFDINASCANPAYMLELGTSMIKGNKKYRNVLLIGTYAMTRFLRWKFMWEWIFSDGAGAVIISESEEPGYLASKLRADGTFWDYWGIFMGAWKPISEQVSDDTLPYLDLRKAYPPVNDQFWPVLIKDVMEQAKISLDDITQIIYTQVRLKTILDVTKSLGLPENRTHWIMDKYGYTGSACIYMALHDALEQGKVERGKVVILVASGVGYQQGAIAFRWV; translated from the coding sequence ATGAGGGAGAGACACGTCAAAATAGTTTCAACAGGTATTTATGTCCCACCAATAATAATGACTCCCGAGGAGTTTGAGAAGAAGACTGGTATCAAGGTAGACCCAGTATTTATGGAGAGGACCGGACTTAAAGTGAAGAGGGTTGCTCCTCCCGAGGAAACCCCTGCTACCATGGCTGCTAAAGCAGCTGAGATGGCATTAGAGAGAGCTAAAATGACTATAGAAGATATCGATTTAATAATTGTGGGTACTGACACTCCCGAAGCGATATCACCGCCCACCGCACCCAAGGTCCAAGCCCTCCTCAACGGTAGTAAAAGAGAAATACCTGCCTTCGATATCAACGCTTCTTGCGCGAACCCTGCTTACATGCTTGAATTAGGTACCTCCATGATTAAAGGCAATAAAAAGTACAGGAACGTTCTACTCATAGGGACATACGCGATGACGAGATTCTTGAGGTGGAAGTTTATGTGGGAGTGGATATTCTCTGACGGGGCTGGCGCAGTGATAATATCTGAGTCTGAAGAACCTGGTTACCTGGCAAGTAAGTTAAGAGCTGACGGAACCTTCTGGGACTACTGGGGCATCTTCATGGGTGCTTGGAAGCCTATATCTGAGCAAGTATCTGACGATACACTCCCGTACCTAGACTTAAGGAAAGCTTACCCCCCAGTCAACGACCAGTTCTGGCCCGTGTTAATTAAGGATGTCATGGAGCAAGCTAAGATATCCTTAGATGACATAACACAAATAATTTATACTCAGGTAAGACTCAAGACTATATTAGACGTCACTAAGTCTCTGGGTCTGCCAGAGAACCGAACACACTGGATAATGGATAAATACGGCTATACAGGCTCAGCATGCATATATATGGCGTTACATGACGCTCTAGAACAAGGCAAGGTAGAGAGGGGTAAGGTAGTCATTCTAGTTGCTTCAGGAGTTGGCTACCAGCAAGGTGCTATAGCTTTTAGATGGGTCTGA
- a CDS encoding ATP-binding cassette domain-containing protein produces MNEVLEVRNLRSGYGQVLILNDVSFLVRNNEVVGIIGPNGAGKTTLLKTILGYLKPWSGEIVYLSKRIDGLNTEKIVSLGIGYVPERGGILRTLTVKENIELVTGIFKESSEKLRELRKLFPIITERASQVAGTLSGGEQKILSIVLGLLTAKKLLIMDEPSAGLAPVVRKKLSDLLKTVATELELSLLITEQDPSLVADLADTVYVMERGHIVRSGKPEELIRVEVLREYYLGF; encoded by the coding sequence ATGAATGAAGTTCTTGAAGTCAGGAATCTTAGGTCAGGTTACGGGCAGGTCCTGATCCTGAATGACGTGAGTTTTCTCGTAAGAAACAACGAGGTTGTCGGAATCATAGGCCCTAACGGAGCGGGCAAAACAACGCTACTTAAGACTATTCTAGGATACTTAAAACCCTGGAGTGGTGAAATAGTCTACTTAAGTAAGAGAATAGACGGACTAAATACCGAAAAAATAGTTTCACTAGGCATAGGGTACGTGCCTGAGAGGGGCGGGATACTTAGAACACTCACGGTGAAAGAGAATATAGAGTTAGTCACCGGGATATTTAAGGAGAGTTCTGAGAAGCTGAGAGAACTCCGCAAGCTCTTCCCCATAATAACTGAGAGAGCTTCTCAAGTAGCTGGTACTCTTAGTGGTGGTGAGCAGAAGATCCTCTCTATAGTTCTAGGACTACTAACAGCTAAAAAACTCCTCATAATGGACGAGCCGTCTGCCGGATTAGCACCAGTAGTTAGGAAGAAGCTCTCAGACCTCCTCAAGACAGTTGCTACCGAGTTAGAACTCTCGCTACTCATAACAGAGCAAGACCCTAGCCTAGTAGCTGACCTAGCAGACACAGTGTATGTCATGGAGAGAGGACATATCGTGAGAAGCGGAAAACCAGAGGAACTAATAAGAGTAGAAGTCTTGAGAGAATACTATCTAGGATTCTAA